A genomic window from Diospyros lotus cultivar Yz01 chromosome 2, ASM1463336v1, whole genome shotgun sequence includes:
- the LOC127794771 gene encoding uncharacterized protein LOC127794771, with the protein MEMVMENMLNFMQGMHLTGQANPRTPDIVDRFQRLNPPIFRGKAGADPSESEYWIEQIEKIFNFICDDEGEKVGCATFMLRDEANQWWKTMQRTLQGSGGQGTPIVIGAQFKELFYAKYFPLCKKTEKAREFMDLKQTGDMFVAQYEDHFTRLIKYMPIYNLDREAKAQKFLRGLKLEI; encoded by the coding sequence ATGGAGATGGTGATGGAGAATATGTTGAACTTCATGCAAGGGATGCACCTAACAGGTCAGGCTAACCCTCGAACTCCTGATATCGTTGACAGATTTCAGCGGTTGAATCCGCCTATCTTTCGAGGCAAAGCGGGAGCCGACCCAAGTGAGAGTGAATATTGGATTGAGCAGATTGAgaaaatctttaattttatctGCGACGATGAGGGGGAAAAAGTAGGTTGTGCCACTTTCATGCTTCGGGATGAAGCAAATCAGTGGTGGAAGACCATGCAAAGGACCCTACAAGGATCCGGGGGGCAAGGTACGCCAATTGTTATAGGGGCACAATTTAAGGAATTGTTTTATGCTAAGTATTTCCCTTTGTGTAAGAAAACGGAAAAGGCCCGGGAGTTCATGGATCTGAAGCAAACTGGAGACATGTTTGTTGCCCAGTATGAAGATCATTTTACTCGgctaatcaagtatatgcccaTTTACAACTTGGACAGGGAGGCAAAAGCTCAGAAGTTCCTTAGAGGGCTGAAACTGGAAATCTAG